The Caldalkalibacillus uzonensis genomic sequence CGTCATCGACGATGGCGTTGTTCTCAATTTGCACTTTTTCTTCGGTATCAAAGGTGCGTTTCATCAGCACTAAAATGTTCATCTTGTTCCCTCCTTACAATAGGACCCAAATGTGATAAAGCATGCGGGCTGTTTTTTAGACCAATTCAAGCATCATGGCCATGCCTTGCCCGCCCCCGACACACAAGGTGGCAATGCCATACTGCTCATTTCTTCTCCTCATCTCATACAGCAATGTGGTAACAATTCTGGCTCCTGTTGCACCAAGGGGATGCCCCAACGCAATGGCGCCTCCGTTCACATTCACTTTTTCCGGATCAAGCTGTGCTTCCCGGATCACGGCCACAGCTTGGGCGGCAAACGCTTCATTCAGCTCAATCAAGCCGATCTCATCCAGACGCTTGCCGGTTCGTCCCAGGAGTTTTTGCAGTGCAGGAACAGGACCGATACCCATTACCTCGGGGGATACACCAGCTGTGGCCCAATCCACAATACGAGCCAGTGGCTGAAGGGACAATGCCTTCGCCTTTTCTTCACTCATTAAAACAAGCGCTGTGGCACCGTCATTCCGACCGCAAGCATTGCCCGCCGTTACCGTTCCCCCTTCCTTAAATGCAGGACGGAGTTGACTCAACACTTCCAGGGTGGTGTTTGGACGGGGGAACTCATCGGTATCAAACAGAAAAGTTTGCTTTTTTTGTTTGACTTCAACTGGTACAATTTCTTCTTTAAATTTCCCTTCATTGATCGCTTTGACTGCTTTCTGCTGGCTTTGCAGGGCAAAAGCGTCCTGATCTTCCCGGCTTATCTGGTACCGTTCAGCCACGTTTTCGGCTGTCATCCCCATCCCCAAATGACTGCCGTAGATCTCCATCGGTTGCTGCCCGTTTTCTAAATTGGAGTCGACAAGATGAGGTGTTCCTTCTCCAAAGCGGGCTTGGCGGAGATAGATAGGCGCCCGGCTCATATTTTCAGTTCCCCCAGCCACTACAATGTCTGCCTGCTGAAACGCAATTTGCTGCACAGCAGTAGCAATGGCCTGCATGCCTGAAGCACATAAACGGTTCACGGTAAAAGCGGGTGATGTTTCGGGGATGCCTGCCCGAAGCGCCGCAACCCTGGCCACGTTGGACGATTCGGTTGTTTGACGAACCTCCCCCATAATCACTTCATCTACTTGTTCCGGGGAGATGCCCGCCCGGCTGACCGCCTCTTTGATCACATGGGCAGCCAAGTGACCGGAAGAGATATCTTTCAGGGAACCCCCAAACCGGCCGATCGGAGTTCTCACAGCACTGACAATAACGACATGTTCCTTGTTCATGTCTTACTCCCCCCTTGATTGCGCAGAACTTTAAATGTGGCCATGCCTTTGGCTAACAAGCGCCCCTCTTCATCAGCGATTTCACCTTCCGCAGAGATGATACGGTATCCTTGCTGAATGACATGAGCTTTGGCCACCAGTTTTCCTTGACGAACAGGGGCAAAATAATGAATATTCATATTAATAGTAGCCAGCGGCTGTTTAACCATAGAGCGAATGGTGATGCCGTATTATCCCCCCAAGCGATAATAATCGGAACTTGCTCTTACTTGCCCTGAAAGTTAGCTTTCCTCTTCTCCAGAAAAGCCCGGGTTCCTTCCTGTTTGTCTTCGGTGGCAAAAAGGATTGCCTGGGAGAGTTTTTCAATCAGCAAGCCGGTTTTGATATCCGTTTCTGTGCCATAGTGAACGGACAATTTGGCTAAACGGACTGCTAACGGCCCTTTGGCCAGGATTTGTTCTGCAACTTCCTCCACTTTGGCTTGTAACTGCGCTGGTTCAGCAACGGCACTGACTAAACCGATCCGCTCTGCTTCTTCAGCGGTGATAATTTTGCCGGTCAGGATCATTTCCAGCGCTTTTCCTTTACCGACAATGCGGGCCAGCCGCTGGGTTCCACCGGCACCAGGGATAATGGACAGATTCAGTTCAGGCAGGCCCAGTTTGGCGTTGGTTGAAGCGATGCGGATATCCGCAGCCATGGCCAGTTCACACCCTCCGCCAAGGGCAAAACCATTGATCATGGCAATGGTTGGTTTCTCATACAGCTCAATATAATCGTAAAATTCCTGCATTGAACCAGACTGAAGGGCATCCAGCATCCCCTTCTCATTTAATTGGGCAATGTCGGCTCCGGCCGCGAAAGATTTCTCCCCAGCCCCCGTAAACACAACACACCCGACATCTAGGTTGGTCTTCAATTCTTCCAACGCCTGTTTCATTTCATCTAACGTATGCTTATTTAAGGCGTTGCGCACCTCAGGACGATTGATGATGATGTAGGCCAATCTGCCGCTGTACTCCACTTTAATGTTTTCAAAACCCATTGTTTCTTCTCTCCTTACTCCAGACTTTTGACTAGCCAGTATGGTCTCTCCACTCTTTCAATCTATCCTCTAGTTCCATCATCAGCTTTATTGTCTAATAAACACATTTTTGTCTATTTCTTAAGGGCGGGATCTTCCGTATACGTGTAAAAGCCCTTTCCTGTCTTGCGTCCCCACTCACCCCGTTCATATTTTTCCATTACCGTTTTGGAAGGCTTGTCAGCGGGATCGCCGGTCTCCTGATAGCGTTGCATACGCACGAGATAATTAACATCTATGCCAGTCAAATCCATTAAGGCAAAGGGACCAATGGGATGGTTCAATGCTTTGGTGCAAGCCAAATCAATTTCCTCATGGGTGGCAATGCCTTGTTCAAGCAGATATATCGCTTCATCCATCACTTTGCCCAGGATGCGGTTGGCCACAAAGCCGGAAATTTCTTTTTTCAGCCAGATCGGGGTTTTATTAATCCGTTTGGTTAAATCAAACGTGACTTGGGCGGTTTCTTCAGACGTGTGGGGACCTTGCACCACTTCAACCAGTTCCATGACCAGTGCCGGATTAAAGAAGTGCATATTACACACTTTTTCCGGCCGCTGGGTGGCATCGGCGATCTTAGAGCTGACAATCGTGGAACTGTTGGTCGCCAATATGGCATGAGGCGGAGCCAATTGGTCCAGCTTGGCAAACAATTCCCGCTTGGCATCCAGCTTTTCAATAATGGCCTCAATGACAAAATCGGCTTCCCTCACGGCCTCCTCAAGGGAAGTGGTAAAATGCAACCGTTCAAAGGCTGCCTTCACTTCCTCGGCCGTCAGTCTGCCTTTTTTCACCCGGCGTTCCATATGTCCTTCCAGGGATGCTTTGGCCTTTTGCAAACTCTCCTCCTGAATATCCTGCACGGTGACAGGATAGCCTGCCAAGGCACACACCATGGCAATCTGGGAACCCATCGCTCCAGAACCAATCACAGCAATCTGTTTCACTTGATCAATATGCATGATCATCATCCCTCCATATAATAATTCTTAATTTAAATCCACTATCTTTCCACAATAACAGCGATGCCCTGGCCCCCGCCAATGCAAGCAGTAACCAACCCCCGCTTTACATCACGCCGCTTCATTTCATAGACGAGCTTGGTGATGAGCATGGCCCCGGTAGCGGCAATGGGATGGCCGTGAGCAATGGCGCCTCCGTTCACATTTACTTTAGACCGGTCAAAGTGTAGTTCCCGGTCACAGGCCAGTACTTGTGCGGCAAAAGCTTCATTGATCTCTATCAGATCAATGTCATCCAGGCTTTTACCGGCCTTCTCCAACACTTTTTGCGTCGCCGGAACTGGACCAATCCCCATGATATTGGGATCTACCCCAGCCACCGCCCAATGGGTGATGCGTGCCAGGGGTTCCAAGCCCCTTTTGGCCGCCTCCCTGTCAGACATGATCACCAGCGCAGAAGCACCGTCGTTAACGCCTGAAGAATTTCCGGCCGTCACCGTTCCCCCTTCCTTAAACACAGGCGGCAGCTTGAGCAGGGCTTCCATGGTCGTTTCAGGGCGGGGATGCTCATCGGTATCAAATAAAATGGTTTCCCCTTGTTTTCCTTTTAAGGGAACAGGTACAATTTGCTCTTGAAACCGCCCTTCTGTCATCGCTCTGGCCATTTTTTGCTGGCTTTCATAGGCAAATTGATCTTGCTCTTCTCTGGAAATTCCATATTGTTCCGCCAAATTTTCAGCCGTAATGCCCATCGGCGGATCGCCGATTGAATCGGGAGATAGCCGGCGTCTGACAAACTGGGGCGGATTGCGGTCAAACGCCCGCTCCTGAGGGGCAAGCAGGTAAGGGGTCCGGGTCATACTTTCCGTCCCGCCAGCAACAAGAATGTCGGCACTTCCTGACCGGACCGACTGGGCTGCCAAGACCGCTGCATTGATGCCTGAACCACATTGCCGGTCAATGGTGATGCCCGGAACGAAGAGCGGTAATCCCGCTTCCAAAAGCGTCAGCCGGGCCATATTACCCCCTCCCGCCAGACAGTTACCGAAAATCCCATCTTCCACTTCACCCCCCTCAAGACCAGCCCGTTTAAGTGCCTCTTTGATCACCAGTGCCCCGTAAACAGAAGGGTGTAAATTTTTTAAAGCACCCCTTGCCTTAGCAATAGGGGTTCTGACAGCAGAAACAATAACCGCCTCATTCATATTTCACATCATCCCCTTAAAACATTATATTGTAGGTGTCCCCTCTCCACTCTCACTCTGTTATGGCCTTAATAAACGGAAATCTTATCCATTCTTCTCAATCATGCGCGAAATAACCAAACGCTGGATCTCAGCTGTCCCTTCCCAAATTTGATAAATCTTTGCATCCCGCAGGAATTTCTCAACGGGGTACTCCCTGATATAACCATAGCCACCCAAAATTTGAATCGCCTCCAGGGCTGTTCTGACGGCCACATCACCGGCAAACAGTTTGGCCATGCTTCCTTCACCCCGTGTAAAAGGCAGCTTATTTTTTACCATCCAGGCCGCCTTCCAGATCAAAAGTCTGGCTGCTTCAATCTCTGTGGCCATATCGGCCAGTTTAAAGGCAATCGCCTGCTGTTTAATAATCGGTTTGCCAAACTGCTTGCGCTCTCTGGCATACTCCAAGGCATATTCATAAGCAGCCCGGGCTATGCCTAAGGCAGCAGCCCCCACCGACGGCCGGGTCGCTTCAAGCATTTTTAAGGCAGCCAAACCGGTGATATAAGTGGGAGAACCGGGCTCCCCTCCCAGTCTGTTTTCAGCGGGAATGCGGCAATCTTCCAGAATGACCTGGGCTGTGTGAGAGGCACGAACACCCATTTTTTTCTCTTTTTGACCCATTTTCAGGCCAGTTGTGTCTTTATCCACCACAAATGCCGCGATTCCCTCCCAGCCAGAGCCTGGCTGTGTTTGGGCAAAAATAACATGAACGTCAGCGATGCCCCCATTGGTGATAAACTGTTTTGTCCCATTCAGTACATATTCATCTCCATCTCTGATCGCAGTTGTCTTCATGGAAGCCACATCAGAACCTGCCCCTGGCTCCGTCAGCCCCATAGCCCCTAACCTGGGGTTATCAGGATCGCAAAACATGGGAATATACTTTTTCTTTTGTTCTTCCGTTCCGGCAATCATAATGGCTGTGGCAGCCAGACCAGTCCCGTTTATGGCTGTAGCAATGCCAGCACAACCCCAGGCCAGCTCCTCGGTAATAATAAGTGACGTAATAGGGTCGTTAATGCCCAATCCGCCATATTCTGCCGGATACCGGTAAGCTGTCAGTCCCAGCTTCGCTGCTTTTTTGATCACTTCCCAGGGCATCTCTTCCGACTCATCATAGATATGAGCCACGGGTCGGATCTCATTCTTGGCAAAATCCCGGGCCAGCTTTTGAAACTCTTTTTGCTCCTCAGTTAAGCTAAAGTCAATCATCTCTTATCCCCTTTCCAATAATGTTCAGCCTTTTTACACTTCATTAAGCACCTGGCGGGCAATAATGATCTTTTGAATTTCATTTGTCCCTTCATAAATCTTGGTGATACGGGCATCCCGGTAAAAACGTTCCGCCGGGTATTCAGCAATATATCCCATCCCACCGTGAATTTGGACCGCTTTATCTGCCACCCGGTTAAACACTTCTGTGGCAAACAGTTTGGCCATGGAAGCCTCTTTGATCGCTTTCTTACCTTCATCAATCAGCTGGGCTGCCTTCAGTGTCAGCGTGCGGGCTGCTTCCGTTTCAGTGGCCATTTCGGCCAGCATCCACTGGATGCCCTGATTTTCGGCAATCGGTTTGCCAAACTGAACCCTTTCCTTGGCGTAACGGGCCGACATCTCAATCAATTTGTCGCAAGAGCCTACACTTCTGGCGGCCAAACCTACTCGTCCCTCACCCAGGATTTTCAAAGCAGAGACATACCCCATGCCCACTTCACCAATGACGTTTTCTTCAGGTACTTCACAATCTTCAAAAATAATTTGGGATGTATAAGAACCTCTCAACCCCATCTTCTTATCAATTTTGCCCACGCTAAAACCAGGGAAGTTTTTCTCTACCAAAAAGGCAGTGATCCCTCCCTTGGCTCCTTTCTCCTTGTCCGTCACGGCAAAAACAGTGATCACATCAGCCACCGGACCATTGGTGATAAAGTGCTTCATGCCATTGAGAATCCACTTGTCTCCCCGCTTTTCGGCCCGTGTTTTCAGATTAGTGGCGTCGGAGCCCGCAGACGGTTCAGACAAAGCGAAAGCAGCAATTAATTCTCCTGTGGCCATTCTGGGTAAGTATTTCTCTTTGAGCCGTTCAGAAGCCAGCTTGACCAAACCTGTACTACCAATGCCCGTGTGGGCACTAATCAGGGAGACAAAACCATTGTGGGTCCGCCCTAATTCTTGTAAAATGACCGCTTTACCCACTGTATTCAGCCCGATCCCCCCATACTCTTCCGGAATACTCATCCCAAACAGGCCTAACGCTTTGGCTTTTTCCACTAAATGCTCTGGGATAGCATCCTCTTCTTCAATTTGCTGGGCACAAGGTTCCACCTCATTCTCTACAAAGTTGCGGATCATGGTCCTCATTTGTTCCACTTCAGTTGTTAACTTGGCAAACATTAATTTCCCTCCATGTTCACTATCTTTCGAAAATATTCATGCAAAAATGATGCCAAAATAGAAATGGTCGCTGTGACTGGTCATTCGTCTTTCAATGATGAAAGCAGGATTCACTTTTGTATTAAACCCAGGCATACACTTTGTCTAAACAGTGAGATAAATTAAGAAATCTATCATATAAACGTCGATTCATTTTTGAATGATACTATCATGCAGTTTTGCATCAACACGAAATCCCGCGCAAAAACTATTTAGTCAGTTGCAAATCCTCCTGCTCCTCATCTTTATCCTGGTTTTGTTTCCTGAACTGTCCGTATAAGTGCAACAGATATACTCCAAGGGCGAAGAAAGAAATCGTAACCATCAAAGCAAATGTGTGACCATATTCAACATGGGGGCCTTCCCACCATAAGTTAAAAATGACGTGCGGCTGTGTGTTATATTCCAAAAGCCGCCCAGTGCTGGCCACTCCAAAAGCCCCTCCAAAAAACTGGCAGAGTTGTAGAAATCCTATTCCCGCACCAATTTGCCGGCTGTCTAAAGCAATGCTTACCTCTCTTGGGATGCCTGTGGTCATGATGGTAAACCCTATGGCTGCCAGCAAGTAGAAAGCCATGACCAGCCAGAATGAGAAATATCCCAAGCATGAAAATAAGATTAACGCCATCATGAGCAGGCCAATGCCTCCGGTGAAGAACGGGATGGGTGAGGCCTGATCAAACCAGCGGCCGATTAAAAATGAGGCAAGCGCTGAACAGAAGGCCCCAGGGAAAATAACAAAACCTATCCCCATTGTTGGCAACTGGTAGATGTCAGCAAGAAGGAGCGGGACCATAAACAAGATGGCAAAATACTGAAAAAAGACAAGAAAACTAAGTACCACCAACGGGACATACCCCCGGCTGGTCAACAGTTGTCTGGAAATAAAGGGGGTTTGTACACGGCCAATATGGATCCAAAACAGTACCAGTGAGATCAGACCGAACAAAAACCAATCATTTCCCGTACTGATCCACACCAGCAT encodes the following:
- a CDS encoding acyl-CoA dehydrogenase family protein, producing MFAKLTTEVEQMRTMIRNFVENEVEPCAQQIEEEDAIPEHLVEKAKALGLFGMSIPEEYGGIGLNTVGKAVILQELGRTHNGFVSLISAHTGIGSTGLVKLASERLKEKYLPRMATGELIAAFALSEPSAGSDATNLKTRAEKRGDKWILNGMKHFITNGPVADVITVFAVTDKEKGAKGGITAFLVEKNFPGFSVGKIDKKMGLRGSYTSQIIFEDCEVPEENVIGEVGMGYVSALKILGEGRVGLAARSVGSCDKLIEMSARYAKERVQFGKPIAENQGIQWMLAEMATETEAARTLTLKAAQLIDEGKKAIKEASMAKLFATEVFNRVADKAVQIHGGMGYIAEYPAERFYRDARITKIYEGTNEIQKIIIARQVLNEV
- a CDS encoding 3-hydroxyacyl-CoA dehydrogenase family protein, which encodes MHIDQVKQIAVIGSGAMGSQIAMVCALAGYPVTVQDIQEESLQKAKASLEGHMERRVKKGRLTAEEVKAAFERLHFTTSLEEAVREADFVIEAIIEKLDAKRELFAKLDQLAPPHAILATNSSTIVSSKIADATQRPEKVCNMHFFNPALVMELVEVVQGPHTSEETAQVTFDLTKRINKTPIWLKKEISGFVANRILGKVMDEAIYLLEQGIATHEEIDLACTKALNHPIGPFALMDLTGIDVNYLVRMQRYQETGDPADKPSKTVMEKYERGEWGRKTGKGFYTYTEDPALKK
- a CDS encoding thiolase family protein codes for the protein MNEAVIVSAVRTPIAKARGALKNLHPSVYGALVIKEALKRAGLEGGEVEDGIFGNCLAGGGNMARLTLLEAGLPLFVPGITIDRQCGSGINAAVLAAQSVRSGSADILVAGGTESMTRTPYLLAPQERAFDRNPPQFVRRRLSPDSIGDPPMGITAENLAEQYGISREEQDQFAYESQQKMARAMTEGRFQEQIVPVPLKGKQGETILFDTDEHPRPETTMEALLKLPPVFKEGGTVTAGNSSGVNDGASALVIMSDREAAKRGLEPLARITHWAVAGVDPNIMGIGPVPATQKVLEKAGKSLDDIDLIEINEAFAAQVLACDRELHFDRSKVNVNGGAIAHGHPIAATGAMLITKLVYEMKRRDVKRGLVTACIGGGQGIAVIVER
- a CDS encoding MFS transporter, whose translation is MEKMSNQLQPEQGLANEGLVYRALQFNVLITVMNTTMFNVAIPAISMDFMLSPSEASWVVMSYSVMFALGTVTYGRLADQFELKKLITIGLSLLGLGSVLGVLAPSFGVLIVARLIQAAGASAIPGLGMVLTARHIPLERRGRALGKIAAASSLGFGLGPVLGGFVSQFFGWASLFFITLLGMMMLPVYRAQLPDEVRRRGHFDVAGMGLLALAVIGMLVWISTGNDWFLFGLISLVLFWIHIGRVQTPFISRQLLTSRGYVPLVVLSFLVFFQYFAILFMVPLLLADIYQLPTMGIGFVIFPGAFCSALASFLIGRWFDQASPIPFFTGGIGLLMMALILFSCLGYFSFWLVMAFYLLAAIGFTIMTTGIPREVSIALDSRQIGAGIGFLQLCQFFGGAFGVASTGRLLEYNTQPHVIFNLWWEGPHVEYGHTFALMVTISFFALGVYLLHLYGQFRKQNQDKDEEQEDLQLTK
- a CDS encoding enoyl-CoA hydratase/isomerase family protein; amino-acid sequence: MGFENIKVEYSGRLAYIIINRPEVRNALNKHTLDEMKQALEELKTNLDVGCVVFTGAGEKSFAAGADIAQLNEKGMLDALQSGSMQEFYDYIELYEKPTIAMINGFALGGGCELAMAADIRIASTNAKLGLPELNLSIIPGAGGTQRLARIVGKGKALEMILTGKIITAEEAERIGLVSAVAEPAQLQAKVEEVAEQILAKGPLAVRLAKLSVHYGTETDIKTGLLIEKLSQAILFATEDKQEGTRAFLEKRKANFQGK
- a CDS encoding acyl-CoA dehydrogenase family protein, encoding MDFSLTEEQKEFQKLARDFAKNEIRPVAHIYDESEEMPWEVIKKAAKLGLTAYRYPAEYGGLGINDPITSLIITEELAWGCAGIATAINGTGLAATAIMIAGTEEQKKKYIPMFCDPDNPRLGAMGLTEPGAGSDVASMKTTAIRDGDEYVLNGTKQFITNGGIADVHVIFAQTQPGSGWEGIAAFVVDKDTTGLKMGQKEKKMGVRASHTAQVILEDCRIPAENRLGGEPGSPTYITGLAALKMLEATRPSVGAAALGIARAAYEYALEYARERKQFGKPIIKQQAIAFKLADMATEIEAARLLIWKAAWMVKNKLPFTRGEGSMAKLFAGDVAVRTALEAIQILGGYGYIREYPVEKFLRDAKIYQIWEGTAEIQRLVISRMIEKNG
- a CDS encoding thiolase family protein — encoded protein: MNKEHVVIVSAVRTPIGRFGGSLKDISSGHLAAHVIKEAVSRAGISPEQVDEVIMGEVRQTTESSNVARVAALRAGIPETSPAFTVNRLCASGMQAIATAVQQIAFQQADIVVAGGTENMSRAPIYLRQARFGEGTPHLVDSNLENGQQPMEIYGSHLGMGMTAENVAERYQISREDQDAFALQSQQKAVKAINEGKFKEEIVPVEVKQKKQTFLFDTDEFPRPNTTLEVLSQLRPAFKEGGTVTAGNACGRNDGATALVLMSEEKAKALSLQPLARIVDWATAGVSPEVMGIGPVPALQKLLGRTGKRLDEIGLIELNEAFAAQAVAVIREAQLDPEKVNVNGGAIALGHPLGATGARIVTTLLYEMRRRNEQYGIATLCVGGGQGMAMMLELV
- a CDS encoding PaaI family thioesterase yields the protein MVKQPLATINMNIHYFAPVRQGKLVAKAHVIQQGYRIISAEGEIADEEGRLLAKGMATFKVLRNQGGSKT